The Pseudoliparis swirei isolate HS2019 ecotype Mariana Trench chromosome 1, NWPU_hadal_v1, whole genome shotgun sequence genome has a window encoding:
- the LOC130193558 gene encoding F-box/LRR-repeat protein 6-like: MDQLDQLECLFWGQYFSSNVGLPSPKKGLHMLTEKWSRTLQQLDIANQLFAEEDLEMAMSHLAHGTEADTLRSLNLSGTRITPPALRPVVGQMTALSYLNLSSCRYLPRGLKRIYRGHEDVRQLLDKLE; encoded by the exons AGCTTGAGTGTCTGTTCTGGGGTCAGTACTTCAGCAGCAATGTCGGGTTGCCATCACCGAAGAAGGGGCTTCACATGTTAACCGAGAAGTGGAGTCGCACGCTGCAACAGCTCGACATCGCAAACCAGCTCTTCGCCGAGGAGGACTTGGAGATGGCGATGAGTCACCTCGCTCACGGCACAGAGGCAGATACTCTTCGCTCACTAAACCTGAGTGGGACCAGGATCACACCGCCGGCCCTCAG GCCGGTCGTCGGCCAAATGACTGCTCTCAGCTACCTCAACCTTTCATCCTGCCGTTATCTTCCACGAGGACTGAAGAGAATTTATCGTGGCCACGAGGACGTTCGCCAGCTGCTCGACAAATTGGAGTAG